A window of Choloepus didactylus isolate mChoDid1 chromosome 21, mChoDid1.pri, whole genome shotgun sequence contains these coding sequences:
- the C21H16orf91 gene encoding protein CCSMST1 — protein MSRVLCVPVAGTARALRLVRWASRNRPPPGGRARAQPLAEGEEEDDSVRPFKFSSSKVNPCLWTVGHSLGKKQQRPWWKVLPLCLSLMVLVVWCYWRQETDKDEWLKRMLEEEMPESSDRSEEFGTPAGDGART, from the coding sequence GACCGCCCGGGCGCTGAGGCTTGTGCGCTGGGCTTCCCGAAACCGCCCGCCGCCCGGAGGCCGGGCTCGGGCCCAGCCCCTGGccgagggggaggaagaggacgACTCTGTCCGACCCTTTAAGTTTTCTTCCAGTAAAGTCAACCCGTGTCTCTGGACGGTGGGGCATTCCCTGGGAAAGAAGCAGCAGCGACCCTGGTGGAAGGTGCTccccctctgcctctccctcaTGGTTCTGGTCGTCTGGTGCTACTGGAGGCAGGAGACCGACAAGGACGAGTGGTTGAAACGGATGTTGGAAGAAGAGATGCCGGAGTCCAGCGATCGTTCTGAGGAGTTTGGAACTCCTGCTGGTGACGGGGCGAGAACGTAA